In Cetobacterium sp. ZOR0034, the DNA window CTTTAGTCCCATCAAAAGTATCTATCCATAATTTCCCATCATCATTTAGCATAATTTCAATTACACTATCATCTGAAAAATATTTAACTACTTCTTGACCTAAAGAATAGTTTAAAAGCTGTATTAAAGAACTATTCATTTTTTATTTCCCCTTGATTTTCATTCTCTGCTTTAATTCCATTCAATTCTTTTATTTCTCTTATTCCATTTTCAACACAATCTACTAAAAGTTTCATGTTATCATCTTGCTTTAAAAGTTCAATTAATTTTTCATTCATAAATAATGGTTTTAAATTTTTATTCCAAATTTTTATAACTTCTTTATTAAATACTTTTAATTCATTCTCTTTAGCACCTTCCAGTTCTTCATAAATTCTAAGAACTTTAAATCTCGCTAATTCAATTCTAGTTAATTTTCCATTTTTTTGCTTTTCTCTTAATGTTTGTAACTCTATTCTTTCATCTTGTTTCATTCTTTTATCACCCATTTTTTAATTTTTTTAATTTTACTTTTCATAAATGCTTTTACTTTTTGTTTTATTTCATTTCTATAATTTCTTTTCTTAGTTTTATAAACAGATTGTCTATTTATATATTTTTCTTCAGCATACCATCTTACCTTTTTTCCATAAATTGGACTAAACCCTGTTACAAATATTAAACTATCTGCTTTAGGTAATTTACTAATCTCTGCTGAATATAATAACGGTCTTGACATAAGTGATTCAGAATAATTCCAATCTGAAAAATATTTCATTCCTTTATATGATAAATTCTTTACAACCACAGTTTTATTTCCAATTTTTTTCTCCAACATTTGTGGTGTATCAGTATCATTAGGTGCGTAATATATTTGAATATGGCAGTTATCTATTATCTTATTGTTCTTACCATAAATGCTATATAATTGATTTAATGATTGAGTTATCATAAATGCTTTTACTCCATAACCTGCACTAAAAGCTAAAGAAGTTTCAAAATCTTTCATTTTTCCAATTGCAGGGAACTCATCTATAAGCAATAATAATCTATGCTTATAAGGTTTCCCCTCTATCTTTATTTCTGCTGTTAATTTATTTATTATTTGCATGATTAGTATTCTTGCTAATACTTTTACTTTTTCTAAATCTTTTGGAGGTGTAACAAAGTAAAAACTTATTGGTTTTTCTCCATTCATTAAATCTGTTATTTGAATATCTGAAGAACTTGTATTTTCTCCAATTAATGGTGTATCGAAAATTTCTAAGTTTGTTTTTGCTGAAGATATTATACCCGATCTTTCTTTCTCTGCTCTTCCAAGCATATCTGCTCCCATTCTTGAAACTTTTGGGTGAACATATGGTCTTTCTTCGCCTTTTAAAGTGATTAAATCTTTTGTTATGTATTCAAATAAATTATCAGCCTTTGATTTATCCCATTCAAATTGCTTTTCTATATCTTCTGTAATATGGTCATTAAAAGCCATAGCTTTTAATTTTTCTTCTTCTGTTGTTGAAGGAGAAGTTAAAAATCTATATACATCCCTCAAACAAGCTATTTTCCCTTCATTTATCTTTGAATACATTACAAATATAATAACTGCCGTTAAAAAATTTACTGCTGTTGGACCGAAAAATGTATCTGATTCATTAACTGTTATCAATGCTTCTACAATTTCTCTAGCCTGGTTATATTCATAAACTGTACCTAATTGAATTTCAGCTAAAGGATTATATTTATTAGAGCTTAAATCTGTTGGTGCAAACCTTATAATCTTTTGTCCTATTTTCTCTCTATATTTTGATGTTAAAGCAAAGTTCTCATTTTTTATATCAAGAACAAACACAGACCCTTTCCAAGTTAAAAGAGTTGGAATAACAAGTCCTACTCCTTTACCTGATCTAGTCGGTGCCATAGCAATCATATGTTCTAATCCAAGACTTCTAAGCTCTCTACCATACGTATCTCTACCACATACCACACCATCTGAATATCTTTCTTCTTCATCTTCTATTTGATTGTATAATTCAACTGTTTCAGCTCTTTTAAATTCTTTTATTACATTTTCTTTTGTAGTAAGCAACCCCATGTCAGGATTATCAATTTCATCTTTTGTAGCCCAATCAGCCGAACCATGACTATCTAATTTCTTTTTGCTCTTATTTAGAATTGATAAAATTAGAACACTAAATATTAAAACTCCAAATAAAACTGAAGTTGCTGAATTATTAGCTACTGGTGCTGTTTCTCCATGTTGTTCACTCCATTTTATAAATAAAAATGGGTTATATAACTTTGCTTCAACTTGAAATAAAGTTTTAACTAACAATGGTTTTCCTAATCCTGGATGAAAGTTAGTCTTATATGCAAACATTTGTGTAGCTCCACTAAACGCAACTAATATCATTGTTATAAAAAATATAAAACTAATTTTCTTTTTTGTTTTTTTATTCATTCAAATACCTCTTTTATAATTCTATTAATTATAAAATCTATTTAATCTACTTCGACTACATTTACAGTAAATATATCTGAATCATTAGATAATTCATCTAATGATATTTCGCCACTTTTTAACATTTTTAAAAATTTTTCTTTAGCTTCTTCTGCTGTTTTAGCTTCAATAGTAGGCATATTTTGTATTGCCATATCTACCCACGCATCACAATTCCATTTTTTCATTTTTTATTCACTCCTTTTAAGATTTTTTTAGTCGTTTCCGACTAACTATCGCCTTCAAAAGTAATTTAAAATCTATTACTTTTTCAGTTTGATTCTTCAGATTATTTATATGGTTTTAGAATTAAATCACTATGAACCATAATATTAAATCTATCACCTTGTTTGATTTGAATTGTTGGCTGACGATCTAATGCTTTATCTGCAAATTTATCTCCAACTTTTACAATTGTTTGTCCTGCTCCTTGTCCTGCTGCATATTTCCAATCATCATTATTACTATTATCTTGTGTTACGATAGCTGCTGTCGCTCCCATAGCTGATGATAATAAAACACCTTTCATTAATGTTGCAAAATGATTATTAACTTTTCCAGTTAATCCTGCCTGTCCTGTTAAATCTACTCCTTGCATATTATCTAAATTTATACTCATTCCATTTGGGAATATCATTCTTTGCCAAATGACTAATAATCTATTTTGTCCCCAAGTAACATTTGAATCATATGTTCCTGTTATTCTAGTTCCTTGTGGAATTAATAAATAGTTTCCTGTTACAGTATCAAATACATTCTCTCTTACTTGAGCTGTTATTACTTTTGAAGGTAAATCACTATCCATAGCTGTTATAACTATTGCAGGTATAAAATCCCCTGCTTTTACTTCAAATGGCGATATACTCCCTTCTAATTTTGAACTTATATAATTTGAATGTGTTGGTTCATTATTTAAAAAACTTTTTTTTGAGCCTTGTCTATTTAAATCATAATCAGTATAATTTCTATTTGTGTCATTTTGAGCGACTCTATTTTCTCTCTGATTTTGATTTACTGGAAAAGAAATAGAGCTTCTCTTTGCATTATTTGCTTCTTCTCTAATTTTCCTTAATGCTTCTCTTTCTTCTTCACTTAATTCTCTCTTACTTGTTTGTATAACTTTTTTATTTTCTATAACATTATTTTGTTGAATTGAATTATCTATTTTATCTTGATTATTTTCTGCTTCAACTCCACGATCTGTAACTATCATTTTAGAATAATCTGTTTCTAATTCTAAATTTAATTGTTTTTGTTCCTTCACTTCTTTTTTAGGTTCTTCTATAGGTTTATTATTAGTTGAAGGTGTTTTAAATATATTGTAAATCAATACACCAACTATACACACAATAGGAAATATCAAATACTTTTTTTTGATATGTGTTCCTTTGTAAAGTCTTTCCTTTTTTTCATTTTCCTGTTCTTCAGATTCTTCCTTAATTTCAATGTTTTCATTATTTATTTTCTCTTTAGATTCCTCTTTAATTTCAATATTATTGTTGTTTATTTCTTCTTTAGATTCTTCATTTTCATACATAAATATCACATCCTAATTGGGTAATAATCTTTCTCATTTTTTATAAAACTTCCATCTTTTTTTATAACAACTTCTCTTTTTCCTAATTTCAATACTGCTTGTTCAAATAATCTGTCGACTATATAATAATTATTTTTCACTCTGTATCTAACTAAAACTACTTTTCCTGTTTGGTCATCTTTTATAAAAAGAGCTGGTGCTTCTCCTGTACTCATTTCAGGTTTCATAACTATATAAGTTTTTTGTCCATCATCAAATACTTGTTGAGGACTCCAATTATATTTTTTATTATTCCATTCATATTTATTATTTAAATTATTCAGATTAACTAAACTTGTTGTTTCCTCATTATTTGCTTTAATCATTTTTGCAATTTTAGCTTCTTGTGGATAAACAAACTCTACAACTGGGTTATACCATTCATTAGCACTTTGTAAAAAAAAGTTATAACTTCTTTTATTAGTATTTACTACTAAATTTGTTTTTATTCCTGGATAAAAAGGTTTTAAAACAATTGCTTTTCTTTCTCCTTGTTTTGAACCTGTTACTCCTTCATCAATCGCCCATCTTGCTGTATCTCCACCTGCTAAGTAAATAACTTCTTCATCTGAATTTAAGTAAATTGTTGTTAAAAATCCTGTTCTTGCATAAACTCTATACATATCATTTTCGTTGTAAACAAATGTTGTTTTAACATTTTGCTTTGCTTCCTTTAATCCCGTTTTTATAACTGGTTCTTGATAAGAAAAATCTTCATACTGTAACTCAACTGCTCCTAATGCCATACTTGACAAAACTGTCATTAATATTGCTATCTTTTTCAATTTTTTCACCTCTACATTTCATTGTTAAAACTATAATCTGTTATTGTAATTCCTACTGGATTTATCAATAGTTTTTCTTCTGAATTAGATTGAATTATTTCTATTGTATAAATTCCTGATTTTTTTATCTTTTCAACTATATTTCCTCTTTCATCATAGCCCGTTTCAATCCATCTAACTTGATAATTTTTATTATCAACTTTTAAGATTGTTGTTATAGAAATATCTCTAGTTTCTTTATTTTTCATTTTATCTTTTGTATCTTCTGCTATTATTTGGCTTTTTAATTTCGTTTGTGCTATTTCTCCTAAAAAACTATATGCTTCTTTTATATTTCTTCCATACATAATTGGGTCTAATGGAATTGATCTAGTTTTTAATATAAAATTTCTTAAAGTTGACATGATTAATTTATCATTTGCAACATAATTTATTCTATTTATTGCTCCAATATTTTTTACTATTCCTTCCTCTTTATTAACTTCTACAATATATGGAATTATTTGAGTTTGAGTAGCAACTTTTATAAATCCTAATAAAGAAATTGTAAATAAAATTGTTTGTGATAAAAAAGCAATTTGCCAATTTCTAAGCGATTTTGCTAACTTCATATACTTTTCATTAAAAACAGAATCAGGGTTGCTTGGCAACCCCCCTTGTGTCTTTAATTTTTCTCCTGGTTTAAACTTCATTTATGCCTCCAATTTACATTTGTACTGACCCTGAAAATCCAAAGAATGATAATCCCCATGTTGAAGCAGCAAAAACGATAGAAATACCAAGAACAATATTTAACATTCTTTTCATTGCACTTCCCATTTCTCCAAATGCCATCATTCCACCACAAGCACAAATTGCTAAAATTCCTATAGTTTTTGCAACTGGTCCAGTAAACGATTTTAATAATTTATCTAATGGTCCTTCCCATGGCATATCTGTAGATGAAGCGAAACTAAATTGACTAACAATTATAAGTAACATTACTACAAGAATAAATTTATAATTCTCTTTTAACCAACCTCCTTTTTGAGATTTTTTTGCTCTGTTTTTAATGAAAATTGCTTTTTCCATTTTAATTCCTCCTGCTTATTTTTTTTATAAAAAAAATGCCCTACACGAATAAAAATAAAATAGTAATAAAACTATTTATATTTCATATTGTGTAAGCAATTTTTTCTTTTGTATTTTATTATAAAGATATTCATTTATTCTGTTTAACTTCTATGCTTCAAGTTGAAGCATAGAGTTTTTTCTAAATCCTTAATATGATTAGCTTAGGATTTAGTAAAAAAACTCCCCCAGATTAAGAAAATTAAAAATAAAAAAATTATTGTGGCAAAAACTTTATTTAAAAAATTAGTTCGTTCAAAAGTTCTTTGATATTCGCTAAATGTATCTACAATTTTTTTAGCTTCTGTTAATTGTTCGGCTATTTTAGCATCTCTATCTTTTATTTTTTCTAAATCTTTTTCAATATCTTGCCTATTTTTTCTTGATTCCTGAGTTAGTTCAATTAATTTATTGGCTATTATATTTTGATTTTTTTTAAGTTCCTCTATCTCCATTATCTCTCCAATCCTCTACTTTTCGATTTACTCCAATTATTTTTTCTAACTTTTTAACAATTAAGTTGAAATTTAAAGCTACATAATATATACAAATAAAGAGTATTGTGTACCTGTAAACACTCAATTCTTGAAGGGTTATAATGAAATTTCTAACTCTTTTTTTAGTGATTTTTCTATTTTTGGTTGTTTTTCTTTTTCATACTTTAAAACATGAGTAGAAATTTTATCTGCTTCTTTAGAAGCTGTAAAAATTTCATTAGGGTCATTTTTTAAAACATTTATCCAACTTTGAAGATAAGCATTAGAGTTTTCTAAATGTCTTTCGTTATAATTTAATCCTTTTTCTTGACCGATAAAAACACTTGCAAATTCAGCTTTTAATTCTTCCTTTGCATAACTTTCTGTTCCAAATCTTCCCGATAAATCTCTATTTAATCTTTGAGGATGTCCTGTACTATGTGCTAGTTCATGTAAGGCAGTTCCATAAAATGAATTTTCATTTTTAAAAACTTCTTTTGGAGGAAGTGCTATAATATCTTTTTCAGGAGAATAAAAAGCTCTATCATCACCATATTTTATTTCAATATTTGAATTTACTAAAATATCATTAATTTTGTTATAATCAACTTCTCTTTTTTCTTTTTGCAGTTCAGGAATACCATCAATTTGTTGTCCATTAAATACTGTATAAGTTTTTCTTAAATAATATAAATTTTTATCATATTCTAGCTTTTCATTTTGAGATAATTTATTGTACATTTCTTTATTTAATGGTTTATTTGTTTTTTTATCTATGATTGAAAAATATTCTATTTTTGTTCCTTTTTCTCCTTCTCTTACTTGCCAATTTTTCTCCTGAGCTTGTTTATAAGTCATCCATCTGTGATCTTCATAATCTTTAAAACAAGATACAGAATTTAAAACTATATTATTAGACCCTTTATATATCGTTCCTGTTACTGGATTCATTGGAGCTTGTGAATTTTCCCAGTCCTTTTCCCAGGGAATTTTACCTTTCTCTAAAGATTCTATAACTTTTTCTACAAATTCTTCTCTGTGAGCATTATTTTTATCTTTCTTTTCCATAATATTCTCTCCCATATAATAATGAACTTAAATTTTTCTTTTCAAAAATTTCTTCTGTGTCTGCTTCTTCATTTTCAAATGGATTTTCTTCAAAACTTATTCCTATTTTGTCTGATATTTCTATCATATTTTTATTTTCAAGTGGATTTCCAATTAATATGCCATTATCATATAATAGCTTTTCAATTTCTTTTCCATTTTCATCATATTTTATTAACCATCCTTGTCTTGAACCACTCCTTGATAGTGGACATCTTTCTTTTATTTTTCCATTTGGATAAAATGATTCGTAATATTTTTTATTCATTATATTTCCTCCCATTTCTCATAAAATATATTTTTCCTTCTTGATAACATTTTATTTTATAATTTTCATTTTTTAAATGTAACTCTGCTAAAAAACCAATTACTAAATTTAATTTATAATTTAATGCTTCTGCTATTTCAAATAAAGCACCTCTCATTATCAATAAATGATTTCTTTTTTTCTTTTCTTCATAAGATAAACCTTTAATAGCTTCCCTGTCATTATCTTCTATAAAAGTTAATCTTTTTTCTCCATATTTTTCGTATTTTTCTATTTCAATGTAATTAACTTTTTTTAAATTAAATAAATGTCCTAACAATGTTTCTTCATCAAATACTAAAACATCTGTATATTCCATAGCAATTCCTAACTTTAACAACTTTTTACTTCTCTCTTTTCTTTTCTGTTTCCAATTCAGATTTGCTTTGTTCTTTTTTACTTTCTCCTTCCTTATCTCCTTCAGATATTTGTTTTTCGCTTTCATCAATTTTTCTTCTAGTATTTTTGTTTTTTTCAACTCTTATTTCTCCCCCATTTTCAAAGAAAATACTTTTTCCTGAAGGAATATTTTCTTCAACTTCAAAAGTTTCTTCTAAAACTTCTTCTTGCTCTTTTACATCATTGTTTAAATCATTAGAATATATATTACTTGAAATTAATATAATTCCAAAAACTAGTAAAAAATTTCTTTTTTTTATCATTTTTTTCCTCCTTTAAATTATAATTCCCAACCTTCTTTTTCTTTTTGTAATTTTATCTCTAAATTATTTTGGTTTGGCTTTTTATCTTGTACTAATGCCTTTTTCAATCCTCCTAAAGTATGCTTTAAATCTTTTTGAAGTTGAATAGGCTTGTTTTTAGTATAAGGTTTAAACTCTCTTTCTAAACCTACTATTTCATTAAGTTTTCTCTTAATCAAATATTGGATATTTCGATCTTCTTTTAATGATTTATTTTCTTTTTCAACTCTTTTTTTAGCTGTATTTAAACATTTATTAATATTAGAAGATACATCTTTTAAATAATCTGAATCTTTATATTTTTTTAATAAATTTTCTTCAGAAGATTTACATTTATTATAATTAGTTTTTAACGTTTCAATATCTTTAGATATTGATGATCTTTTTATAAAATTCAACTTACTTGTTTGACTTAATTCTTTTTCTAAATTATTAATATCTTTAGATATTTTTTTAGCTTCAAAGAATACCTTGTTGTATTCTCCTTTTGTAATTTTGTTTAATGCAAGTAACTGAATAGTTGTATATCCATTTTCTAATTTCTTTTCAGATGTAAATTTATCTAATTTTTCTTTTCCTTTTTCTAATGTATCTACAGTTTTATTTAAGCTATTTATTTTTAAATCACAACTTTCTAAAAGTCTTTTAGCTTCTTTTTCCAATAACTTTTTATTTGGAATTAATTCTTTTTCTTTTTCAACTAAACTATTTTCATAGGATAATATATTCATTCTTTGCTTATATATTATAATGTTATATTTTTCATCAATATTATTATTAGAATAATATTCATAATTTGTTTTTGCTTTTTCTAATTTAACTAAATTTTCTATATAATTTTTTACCTTATCTGTATTTGTATTTTCAGATGTTCCAAGTAATGTTTTTATAACTTTTAATTCATTATCTTTTTTTGCTTTAATTTCATTTTCTAATCTATCAACTTTTTCTTTTTGTTTTTCTAATCCATCAATCATTAAATCATATTCTTTATATTTATAATCTAATTTTTTCTCAATTTCTTTTAATTTTAAATCAGATTCTTTATATCCTTCTCTTTCACCTATCATTAATTGAGTTTGCATTTTATTAGTCAAAGATTCTTTTAGCTGTTCATTTATCATTATATCTTTTGTTATAGCTTCCAATCTAAAGTTTGTTAATACATTTTTTGCAAGTTCTCTTGGATTTTCAACTTCAAGTTCTTTCATTCTAAATTCTAAACTTTCTGATGAAGCATTTTTATATTTATTTTCATAGGATTTAGTTATTTTTTCTTCTTGTAAAGATTCTAATTTATCTATTCTATAATCTTTTGAAGCTGCTTGATATATTTCTTTTTCTCTTTCAAAATCTCTATTTATTTGTTCATAAATTCTTTTATATTTTGGACTATTTTCATTTTCTAATTTCAAAGAATTAATAGTTTCTTTCAACTCTTTTTCTTGCTTTCTTAGAACTTCATTTAAAGGATCAATTAATAACTGATTTTCTATCTTTCTTAAAATTTTTGAATGCGAATAAAAAGCACCTTTTGTTATTATGTTTAGTGCTTTTAATTTTAAATCTTCTTCAGTTGTATTAGTAATTTTATTTAATTTTAATTGACATTCTTCTTTAGTTGGAACTACATTTCCTTTTTTAATTTCATACTCTCTTTTTTTAGAAGCTCTTATCTCTTTAGCTTCTTTATATTTTGTAATACTTTCTTGTTCTTCTTTACTTAAATTCTTAAATCCAACTCTTTTTATCTTTCTTAAAGTTTTTCCCAATATATTAACAGGGTTTCTATCTAAAAAATCTGCTTTATCATATTGCTCTTTTTTTATTGCTTCCTCTCTTTGTTTCTTTAAAGATTCACAAGAAACTCTTTCATCAAAACCATTTTTTTCTAAGGCTGTATTTGTTATAACTTCCCATGATTTTCTTAAACTTAAAAGCTGTTCTTTCTTTCTCCATATATTATCTTTTTTAGCTCCACCAAGTT includes these proteins:
- a CDS encoding type IV secretory system conjugative DNA transfer family protein; the encoded protein is MNKKTKKKISFIFFITMILVAFSGATQMFAYKTNFHPGLGKPLLVKTLFQVEAKLYNPFLFIKWSEQHGETAPVANNSATSVLFGVLIFSVLILSILNKSKKKLDSHGSADWATKDEIDNPDMGLLTTKENVIKEFKRAETVELYNQIEDEEERYSDGVVCGRDTYGRELRSLGLEHMIAMAPTRSGKGVGLVIPTLLTWKGSVFVLDIKNENFALTSKYREKIGQKIIRFAPTDLSSNKYNPLAEIQLGTVYEYNQAREIVEALITVNESDTFFGPTAVNFLTAVIIFVMYSKINEGKIACLRDVYRFLTSPSTTEEEKLKAMAFNDHITEDIEKQFEWDKSKADNLFEYITKDLITLKGEERPYVHPKVSRMGADMLGRAEKERSGIISSAKTNLEIFDTPLIGENTSSSDIQITDLMNGEKPISFYFVTPPKDLEKVKVLARILIMQIINKLTAEIKIEGKPYKHRLLLLIDEFPAIGKMKDFETSLAFSAGYGVKAFMITQSLNQLYSIYGKNNKIIDNCHIQIYYAPNDTDTPQMLEKKIGNKTVVVKNLSYKGMKYFSDWNYSESLMSRPLLYSAEISKLPKADSLIFVTGFSPIYGKKVRWYAEEKYINRQSVYKTKKRNYRNEIKQKVKAFMKSKIKKIKKWVIKE
- a CDS encoding TrbI/VirB10 family protein, with the protein product MYENEESKEEINNNNIEIKEESKEKINNENIEIKEESEEQENEKKERLYKGTHIKKKYLIFPIVCIVGVLIYNIFKTPSTNNKPIEEPKKEVKEQKQLNLELETDYSKMIVTDRGVEAENNQDKIDNSIQQNNVIENKKVIQTSKRELSEEEREALRKIREEANNAKRSSISFPVNQNQRENRVAQNDTNRNYTDYDLNRQGSKKSFLNNEPTHSNYISSKLEGSISPFEVKAGDFIPAIVITAMDSDLPSKVITAQVRENVFDTVTGNYLLIPQGTRITGTYDSNVTWGQNRLLVIWQRMIFPNGMSINLDNMQGVDLTGQAGLTGKVNNHFATLMKGVLLSSAMGATAAIVTQDNSNNDDWKYAAGQGAGQTIVKVGDKFADKALDRQPTIQIKQGDRFNIMVHSDLILKPYK
- a CDS encoding TrbG/VirB9 family P-type conjugative transfer protein; translated protein: MKKIAILMTVLSSMALGAVELQYEDFSYQEPVIKTGLKEAKQNVKTTFVYNENDMYRVYARTGFLTTIYLNSDEEVIYLAGGDTARWAIDEGVTGSKQGERKAIVLKPFYPGIKTNLVVNTNKRSYNFFLQSANEWYNPVVEFVYPQEAKIAKMIKANNEETTSLVNLNNLNNKYEWNNKKYNWSPQQVFDDGQKTYIVMKPEMSTGEAPALFIKDDQTGKVVLVRYRVKNNYYIVDRLFEQAVLKLGKREVVIKKDGSFIKNEKDYYPIRM
- a CDS encoding type IV secretion system protein, translated to MKFKPGEKLKTQGGLPSNPDSVFNEKYMKLAKSLRNWQIAFLSQTILFTISLLGFIKVATQTQIIPYIVEVNKEEGIVKNIGAINRINYVANDKLIMSTLRNFILKTRSIPLDPIMYGRNIKEAYSFLGEIAQTKLKSQIIAEDTKDKMKNKETRDISITTILKVDNKNYQVRWIETGYDERGNIVEKIKKSGIYTIEIIQSNSEEKLLINPVGITITDYSFNNEM
- a CDS encoding TrbC/VirB2 family protein; the protein is MEKAIFIKNRAKKSQKGGWLKENYKFILVVMLLIIVSQFSFASSTDMPWEGPLDKLLKSFTGPVAKTIGILAICACGGMMAFGEMGSAMKRMLNIVLGISIVFAASTWGLSFFGFSGSVQM
- a CDS encoding ArdC family protein; this encodes MEKKDKNNAHREEFVEKVIESLEKGKIPWEKDWENSQAPMNPVTGTIYKGSNNIVLNSVSCFKDYEDHRWMTYKQAQEKNWQVREGEKGTKIEYFSIIDKKTNKPLNKEMYNKLSQNEKLEYDKNLYYLRKTYTVFNGQQIDGIPELQKEKREVDYNKINDILVNSNIEIKYGDDRAFYSPEKDIIALPPKEVFKNENSFYGTALHELAHSTGHPQRLNRDLSGRFGTESYAKEELKAEFASVFIGQEKGLNYNERHLENSNAYLQSWINVLKNDPNEIFTASKEADKISTHVLKYEKEKQPKIEKSLKKELEISL
- a CDS encoding MobA/MobL family protein — encoded protein: MAEYRLHYKKGKVGVAKAHAEYILRENKYSKAKEDLIYKESGNMDCIIDGTSAIDFWESADNFERINGVSYRELELNIPNEFNHEQGIELVQNFVKNEIGYKHPYSFAIHESHNKDGEKNLHCHLMFSERELDDILRTKEQFFKRANSKKPELGGAKKDNIWRKKEQLLSLRKSWEVITNTALEKNGFDERVSCESLKKQREEAIKKEQYDKADFLDRNPVNILGKTLRKIKRVGFKNLSKEEQESITKYKEAKEIRASKKREYEIKKGNVVPTKEECQLKLNKITNTTEEDLKLKALNIITKGAFYSHSKILRKIENQLLIDPLNEVLRKQEKELKETINSLKLENENSPKYKRIYEQINRDFEREKEIYQAASKDYRIDKLESLQEEKITKSYENKYKNASSESLEFRMKELEVENPRELAKNVLTNFRLEAITKDIMINEQLKESLTNKMQTQLMIGEREGYKESDLKLKEIEKKLDYKYKEYDLMIDGLEKQKEKVDRLENEIKAKKDNELKVIKTLLGTSENTNTDKVKNYIENLVKLEKAKTNYEYYSNNNIDEKYNIIIYKQRMNILSYENSLVEKEKELIPNKKLLEKEAKRLLESCDLKINSLNKTVDTLEKGKEKLDKFTSEKKLENGYTTIQLLALNKITKGEYNKVFFEAKKISKDINNLEKELSQTSKLNFIKRSSISKDIETLKTNYNKCKSSEENLLKKYKDSDYLKDVSSNINKCLNTAKKRVEKENKSLKEDRNIQYLIKRKLNEIVGLEREFKPYTKNKPIQLQKDLKHTLGGLKKALVQDKKPNQNNLEIKLQKEKEGWEL